The proteins below come from a single Epinephelus moara isolate mb chromosome 19, YSFRI_EMoa_1.0, whole genome shotgun sequence genomic window:
- the kcnk12 gene encoding potassium channel subfamily K member 12 → MMPGQRLQGCRSLHLNEDNGRFVLLAVLIILYLLCGAAVFSAIERPSELRAHGRWNGTLHNFSETFNISLQDLNSFLREYEAAIAAGIRADALRPRWDFTGAFYFVGTVVSTIGFGMTTPVTVAGKVFLIFYGLLGCAATILFFNLFLERIITLLAVVMKAVRERRIRNSGLLPPGIRHDFSAYSLPGWKPSVYHVMLILGLSAITISCCASAMYTPVEGWAYLDSLYFCFVTFSTIGFGDYVSSQSAAYEYQSLYRVANFLFMLMGVCCIYSLFNVISIVIKQVLNWILEKMSCLFCQRCNKASALLGRRNAIRPGFKGRQGRPGQPPDSDGPCDSDTEGRRLSGEMISMKDLAASNKVSLAIMQKQLSESANGYPRTVCGSSRHNGFSGGVGALGIMNNRLAETSNSR, encoded by the exons GCTCGCCGTCCTCATCATACTGTACCTGCTGTGCGGCGCTGCGGTCTTCTCGGCCATAGAGAGGCCCTCGGAGCTGCGGGCTCACGGCCGCTGGAACGGGACGCTCCACAACTTCAGTGAGACCTTCAACATCAGCCTGCAGGACCTCAACTCCTTCCTGCGGGAGTACGAGGCTGCCATCGCCGCCGGGATCCGGGCTGATGCTCTGAGGCCACGATGGGATTTTACAGgggctttttattttgttggaaCTGTGGTGTCGACTATAG GTTTTGGGATGACAACGCCCGTGACAGTTGCAGGCAAGGTGTTCCTGATTTTTTATGGGCTTCTGGGCTGTGCTGCCACCATCCTTTTCTTTAACCTCTTCCTGGAGCGCATCATCACTCTGCTGGCCGTGGTGATGAAGGCCGTGAGAGAGCGACGAATCAGGAACAGTGGTCTACTCCCTCCAGGCATCCGCCATGACTTCTCAGCATACTCCCTCCCCGGCTGGAAGCCCTCGGTGTACCATGTGATGCTGATTCTTGGCCTGTCAGCCATCACTATCTCCTGCTGCGCGTCAGCCATGTACACCCCCGTGGAGGGCTGGGCGTACTTAGACTCCCTCTACTTCTGCTTTGTCACCTTCAGCACCATCGGCTTTGGGGATTATGTCAGCAGCCAGAGCGCGGCTTACGAATACCAAAGCCTCTACAGGGTGGCCAACTTCCTCTTCATGCTAATGGGAGTGTGCTGCATCTACTCGCTCTTCAATGTCATCTCGATTGTCATCAAGCAGGTGCTCAACTGGATTCTGGAGAAAATGAGCTGCTTGTTTTGCCAGCGCTGCAATAAGGCAAGCGCCCTCCTGGGCAGACGCAATGCCATCCGCCCGGGCTTTAAAGGTCGCCAGGGTCGGCCTGGCCAGCCGCCAGACTCAGATGGACCATGTGATAGTGATACCGAGGGGCGCAGACTATCAGGGGAAATGATCTCTATGAAAGACTTGGCAGCCTCTAACAAGGTGTCGCTGGCCATCATGCAGAAGCAGCTGTCTGAGTCGGCCAATGGATACCCCAGGACAGTCTGTGGCAGCTCACGCCATAATGGTTTCTCTGGGGGGGTTGGCGCCCTCGGTATCATGAACAACAGGCTGGCAGAGACGAGTAACTccaggtag